The Longimicrobiaceae bacterium genome has a segment encoding these proteins:
- a CDS encoding M1 family metallopeptidase, giving the protein MSRRLTAATALLVLIPACAAPRGVPSPAPPAALVAPERPLPPPVVAPPRFLRAVENGTRTLAGVPGPRYWTQWTDYRIEARLDTGRRQLTGSGRITYHNRSPDTLRSVVLHLYPNYNAPNAVRNEIAADPVGGVTLARVATQGQTLQEGAGQGAGYAVEGTTMVVRLPRPLLPGQALPLEMDWSFPVSSDFAGRSGISEDNLFYLAYWYPQVAVYDDVVGWHTDQHRGLAEFYAGFASYDVTLDAPEGWVVTATGALQNEGEVLTPAVIERLRRARSSDSVVHVLTAADFGAGRATRDVPGDRLRWHFRADSVRDFAFGAARQSLWDVVRARAGDRDGDGQPEYTLAQALYRAPALRWVNAARYVKEAVEFSADLTGYPYPWPHMTSVEAQGIIKGGMEYPMMTIISAMNAPTDAPLYAVTAHEVLHMWIPLIVSTNETRYGWMDEGLTSFAEALASAARFPGPKPAWQGDQNAYLTVARQGSEGEIMRWSDFHTSTAAFGIASYMKPSAVLFALRGLIGEDAFRRGYEGFIRAWAFKHPTPWDFFNAMEAAAGRDLDWFWSSWFHTTWTLDQAVVAVTAQNGETVVQVQDLGNVPMPARLRVTRESGETVTLEVPVETWLGGARSAQVRVPGGTPVVRVEIDPEQVFPDVDRGNNVWTR; this is encoded by the coding sequence ATGTCGCGCAGGCTCACCGCCGCCACAGCCCTGCTCGTCCTGATCCCGGCGTGCGCCGCCCCGCGTGGCGTTCCCAGCCCCGCTCCGCCGGCCGCGCTCGTGGCCCCGGAGCGCCCCCTCCCGCCCCCCGTCGTCGCGCCGCCCCGGTTCCTCCGCGCCGTGGAGAACGGGACCCGCACCCTCGCCGGCGTTCCCGGCCCGCGGTACTGGACCCAGTGGACGGACTATCGCATCGAGGCCCGGCTCGACACGGGGCGGAGGCAGCTCACCGGGAGCGGGCGGATCACCTACCACAACCGCTCGCCGGACACGCTCCGCAGCGTCGTACTCCACCTTTATCCCAACTACAACGCCCCCAACGCCGTCCGCAACGAGATCGCGGCGGACCCGGTGGGCGGCGTCACCCTCGCCCGTGTCGCCACACAGGGGCAGACGCTCCAGGAGGGTGCGGGGCAGGGCGCCGGCTACGCGGTCGAGGGCACCACGATGGTGGTGCGCCTGCCGCGGCCGCTCCTCCCCGGCCAGGCCCTCCCCCTGGAAATGGACTGGAGCTTCCCCGTCTCCAGCGACTTCGCCGGGCGGTCCGGGATCAGCGAGGACAACCTCTTCTACCTGGCGTACTGGTACCCGCAGGTGGCGGTGTACGACGACGTGGTCGGGTGGCACACCGACCAGCACCGCGGCCTGGCCGAGTTCTACGCCGGCTTCGCCAGCTACGACGTCACCCTCGACGCCCCGGAAGGGTGGGTGGTCACCGCCACCGGCGCGCTGCAGAACGAGGGGGAGGTGCTCACCCCGGCCGTGATCGAGCGGCTCCGCCGCGCCCGCTCCAGCGACTCGGTGGTGCACGTCCTCACCGCCGCCGACTTCGGGGCGGGGCGGGCCACCCGCGACGTCCCCGGCGACCGGCTCCGCTGGCACTTCCGCGCCGACAGCGTGCGCGACTTCGCCTTCGGCGCCGCCCGGCAGTCGCTCTGGGACGTCGTGCGCGCCCGCGCCGGCGACCGCGACGGCGACGGCCAGCCGGAGTACACGCTGGCCCAGGCGCTCTACCGCGCCCCGGCGCTCAGGTGGGTCAACGCGGCGCGGTACGTGAAGGAAGCGGTGGAGTTCTCGGCGGACCTCACGGGGTACCCGTACCCCTGGCCGCACATGACCTCCGTCGAGGCGCAGGGCATCATCAAGGGCGGGATGGAATACCCCATGATGACCATCATCAGCGCCATGAACGCCCCCACCGACGCGCCGCTGTACGCCGTCACGGCGCACGAGGTGCTGCACATGTGGATCCCCCTCATCGTCAGCACCAACGAGACCCGCTACGGCTGGATGGACGAGGGGCTGACCAGCTTCGCGGAGGCGCTGGCCTCCGCAGCGCGATTCCCCGGCCCGAAGCCGGCCTGGCAGGGAGACCAGAACGCGTACCTGACCGTCGCCCGCCAGGGGAGCGAGGGTGAGATCATGCGCTGGAGCGACTTCCACACCAGCACCGCGGCGTTCGGGATCGCCTCGTACATGAAGCCCTCCGCCGTGCTCTTCGCCTTGCGCGGCCTCATCGGCGAGGACGCCTTCCGGCGCGGGTACGAGGGCTTCATACGCGCCTGGGCCTTCAAGCACCCCACGCCCTGGGACTTCTTCAACGCCATGGAGGCCGCGGCCGGGCGCGACCTGGACTGGTTCTGGAGCAGCTGGTTCCACACCACCTGGACGCTCGACCAGGCAGTGGTCGCGGTGACGGCGCAGAACGGGGAGACCGTCGTCCAGGTGCAGGACCTGGGGAACGTTCCCATGCCGGCGCGCCTGCGCGTCACCCGCGAGAGCGGGGAAACCGTGACCCTGGAGGTCCCGGTGGAGACCTGGCTCGGCGGCGCCCGCTCGGCGCAGGTCAGGGTCCCGGGCGGCACCCCGGTGGTCCGGGTGGAGATCGACCCGGAGCAGGTGTTCCCGGACGTCGACCGCGGGAACAACGTCTGGACGCGCTAG